A stretch of DNA from Lotus japonicus ecotype B-129 chromosome 4, LjGifu_v1.2:
ACATTTCCATTAATCAATCCAAAAACTACCACAACCTAAACTACAGTCTATCAAAGTGTCTTCACCATCTACTCCTCCGCATCATCATCCCCAACAACATCAATCTTCTCCACTGCTATCGCTAACATAAATGCGTGCAGCCTTGGCCTTCCGCTCAACTTCATTTAAGCAACCCACAAACTGTGTCACAACAATAGTTTAGTTACAAAATCTGAAAACATAATCTTGGCAGACAAAATTTAATCCCTTTCAAGAACACATTCACACTTACAGTTGGGACTTGTGTAGAAGATCCAGGTTCACATATGCGAATCCCAGGGTATGATGGAAAAGTGAACCCATCCATGAtgttcattccaggatgaaaaTACTCCTGGGTCAAAGGAGTCATAAAAGGATAATTCAAATCTTGAGAACAAGCTTCATTAACACTCTGATCCTGTAAAACAAAGTTAAATCTAAAATGCTCATGGACATGTACTGATCAAAAATGAATGACACAAAGATGGCCCACAAGGATAATACCTTGCCTTTGCCTTTTCCAGCATCTTCAAGTGAGGAGACTCCAGGCATAGTTACATTATATGGCAATACCTCATCAACCTACACacacaaattaattttaaatcacTACTAAACTGAAACAAgtagaataaaatattatagTTTAAGAACTCCAAATGTATGCTAACATCATCAAGCTCCACAGATGAATCACTCATAGCAGTGTCGTGGGAACCAACTCCTTGACCTTCACGCATTTCCGGGCATGTGCGAATTGTATGACCAGGCATTCTGCATCTTGAGCATAACCTTGTCTTCTTCCCACCTTTCTTCTTGCGCCCCTTTGTGATCACCACAGCGGGATCACCAATCAAGAATGGTCCAGTGCGGATGGTTTTGTTTCCCACCCTACGCTTTTGAACACTGTCAGCCAACTTATATATGTCCTGCAAGACTTGAGAGAAATCATTCACATTCTCACAAGCTATTTCACTTAGTATGTTGCAAGCAGCAGAAAGCACACCCCTCCTTAACATCGCCAATTTCTTTGAATCATTGCCAGTAACAGTGTCATTAATCTGATTCATGTAGTCCACCTTAGCCGTCCTTGACCACCGTTTACAAATAAGACTATCAGGAACTTCAGCCAGTCTCTCATTTCTTATTGCACATATCATGTGAGAACAAGGAATTCCATAATACTCAAAGTGACCACAATCACACACAAACTTTGAAGAATTCTTGTCATATAACACCACATACTCACGCCTTTCATACAAAGCCTTGTTCATCTTCACCATCACCACATCATTGACCTCAGTCCTTTGGATAATATTTAAGCCACCCACATATTGAATCTGAGTTTTAACTTCATTGAACATGCTccttgtcaatttctgggagaaACCTCGCTCAATATAACCAAGGGAAGTAGTGTGCAAAGGTTCTGTATACATTGTGTTAAAATCAGCAACTAACTCATTGTGTCGGTACTCCTTCACAGCCCTCTCAAAATTATGAATGAAATCAATCAAACTGTTTTTACATTAAACATAGCTCTTGATGAATGAACTGATCCCTTCACACATTGACGTGGTTCTTATGCCTGCAAAGAATTTGTCCCTCATAAATGCAGTTGCCCACATTTCTTTCATCCCATACATTCTTGTCAACCACTCATCATCACCAAATCCATACTTCTCCATAACCTTAGCCCAAACATGGTCAAATCTATCCGGATTGAAGTTGCCATAAATCAGAACTTTAAAATCATCCAAAAAGTCTGAATTCTTAAGTTTCTGTAGCGCTTTTTGTTGAATATGCCAACCACACAACCTGTGACGGGCATTAGGAAAGACACAACTTATTGCTTCTTTCATTGCTAAATCACCATCTGTAACAACACCTTTCGGGTGCTTCTGAAACATACACTCAGCAAATGTCTCCAAAACCCACTTATAAGTCTCGATCGACTCATCCGTAACCAAAGCACAAGCAAAAACTGTTGTCTGCCCATGATGATTGTAGCCACAGAAAATCACAAGAGGCTTATTATACTTGTTCCTCTTATAGGTGCTGTCAAAGGCAATTACATCGCCAAAAGCATGGTAATCCACTCTGCTCACTCCATCACTCCAAAATAAGTCTTTGAGATTTTCATCTTCAGTTTTAGTATACTTGGAGAAAAACATTGGATCACCCTCAGCCTTAGCCTGAAAATATGACAAAGCAGCAACTGCATCTCCGTTTCCTACCCTTATCCGCTTCTCCTTATCAATGTGATTGAACAGATCCTTCTTCGTAAAACCCAATGCCTCATGACTACCTTTCTGCCCCAGCATCAAGCCCATTATGTTGCAAGTCTTCACCCCATGTAGCTTAAGGCTATTGATCTGAGCCTTGTCAGAATCATTGAGGTGCCGAAAGGAAGAAATCAAGTGGACTTTATCCACAGGTGCCAGAACATGGTTGTGATTCCTGACAAAGTAAGCAACTTTCCACTTACCTGAGTTGCTTTCAAAGCGAACACGGAAGCGAGCTGGACATGACACCCTGGTAATTCCCTTTGAAACTCTAACCCGGTCCCTCTGCTGCAAGTATTTTCTATGCCTCACCCCCTCTTTGCTGCATACCAGTTGACGAGTAACAATGTAACCGTTAGCAGAACGATAGATATTGTCTTTCCTTACACCAAAACCATAACACTGACCATATCTTTCATAGAACTTAATCGCATCCTCTTCAGAATCAAATTCCATACCCATTATATCATCTTCTGTCAAATCTAATATGCTCTTCTCATACACAGCACCATCATCGTACTCATCCTCCACTCCAGTAGAACCACCATTTTCCTCAGATAATTCATGCCCATTGTTACTTAAACTGACATGGGCTTCTTCCTCTCCATTTTCACCAGATTGTACATTACTTTCCATTACCTAACCAACTTCAGAATGGTACATTTTCATATCCAAAAAATCGAAGCTATACTAAATCAACACAACAAACACAACCTAAATTCACCATTTGAGAAAGGCCTAAACTTGAAAAACCCATAAATCGAAAGAAACACACACAAATACTAAATAAAGAGGAGAAGGACTTACAGTAACACAAAACAAGAGCTTAGAACCCTAAATGTCGAATTCCGAAAGAAACTCACAAACAAACACTTCAAATAGCTTCAGGAGCTAACCAACAAGCCTTCGCTGCTTACAGTGGAGCCTTCGCCGCCGTTGTCGCCTTCACTGCCATAATCGCCTTCACCGCCGTGCACTCTTTGTTCTGCTCCCTCCAAAGGTGACAACCCACTTCAATTTCCCTCTCAGAAATTCAAAGCCTCGAAATGTGTTAACCACAGGGGGACCCACATGGGTTCACTAACCTTAACTCATCTTGgatataataataatgaataataaatatgtctttttcttatatttttggaaaatgttaaaaattgaaacaaataTTTAAATACGGTACCAGGTGTCGATCCCCCATTGGTACACGTTATAACTCGTCAGTCGTGTATCATACATTGGGGGTATGGTAGAATCCGCCCTGGATTTATGTTTGAAGAATGGGAGGTATGAAGGTTGAAGAAGGTGATGTagcaaatattatttttttaaaaagtaatgCTTAAGTggcaaaaatattaataaaatattaaccCAAGTCAGTGATTTTTGTTAACAATTGACGGAAAACTGAGGATCGGACCTTATATGCTTCCAGAGgttttaaaacttatttaaaattttacttCATAGTAAAGTAATTAATTCATAAGTGTGTTATGTTTATCTATTAGATTGAATGCCAATGTGTTTTTTCTCAATCCAACAACTTTGTTTGGTGGTAAAAAATGTCTTGGAAAGCCAAATATCTCAATTAAATGTGAGTAGATACTAGACATTAGGCTATGACTATTTCTAAAGAGACTTATATGGTTAAATCATTATATAGTCTAATATGTTTAAACCTAAAAATAAGtcaataattatataatttcaagatattataataaaaatataatgtaaACCAATAAAATAAACATACATATTAGGCCAATTAGACTTACAATGTTTTATGAGCAGTTTAAGCTtgatttttttaactaaataagCTCTTACAAAAGAATTTGCCTTGTGTATTTATTAATTTCTAGTCTCACATGAGTCTAATATAAGGTTAGGCTATAAACTCGTACGAACGGTTTGCCCTATTTTCATCCATAAAACGAGGAACATAGTATTTATAGCGTTATCTAACTATgaactattaattttttaatcaataatAATTATGGTGATTTACTTTATCTTTTAAAGTGAGCGTAATTATTTAGTAAAATCAAATATTGTAGTTTATAATTGAAAGATGAAATCAATTTTACATTTGCATCAtttcaaaaacaaacaaaaaaacaaaaaattacatTTGCATAATGTTACTCGTTTTAGAACCTAGGACGCGCGTATTATTAGAACCTACGACGGAGAGTGGTAAAAAAAAGCGCATCTTGATACCACCAACGCATACTCAAATAGACACTAAATAATTGGAAGTGTTGTCTAATGAGTTGGGTGATGATCCTCTTAAGTGGGGAAAACCTTGAGGAAATAATGTGAGTAGATCTCAACCTTCAATTTCTTTTAAAACAGATCAAAGGTTAAAATTAAGAGAATATTAGATAGTGTCTTTTATGTGTGATGTACCCAATCATTTCCTTTCTCTACCCAATCCTCATACCTTAAAGTTAACACAGCCTAATTCATTTTCGTATACTATGATAAACGTAAATCATTAAATAATTGTAGAAAAATTAAACCACCCAAAATTTACGAAAGCACGCTAAAACATTGCAGACATGGAGATGGAGCAAGGAAATATACAATTAACTAGCCAATATACCACTAAGTATCCTAATATACAACATGCAGGTCTAATTGAAAAATatagcaaggaaaaagaagaattttctttCTATAACTTATCTCCTCAAGCATCATTCCTTGCTTTCTTCTATTTAACAAGAGAAAACGTGAAGAGAAACCGAGCAACAACACGCAACACACATTATTCTCTTGATAAGTTTATTGAGTATTTTAGGTTTGGATGATTTAATTTTTCTACAGTGATTAAATGATTTACGTTTATCATACTATACGAAAATGAATTTGGATGTGTTAATCTCATGGTATGAGAATTAaatactctaggggtccctgaaattgtaccccgtatcaaaataagtccctgaaatttttttttccgattccggatccctggaattgtttttttaatcagaataagtccctacgccggagaagacggtggttgacgacggcggtcatggcggcgctacgaccagggtgttgggccggcttcgtctcgtcctcaggaactcagtggtggtggtctcgtgggctgggtcgtcacagttgaagagaaaaggccagtcgcaagttgatttcttctcgccggaatttatggagcttctcggtttcttcgttttagctttgtttcttgcgatttcttcgcccagatcagatatatgaaggtctaggagtgttttaaacatgttatttcatggtttgtggaaacaatgaggaggcaaccactgtcttctccggcgtagggacttattttgatcaaacaaatttttctagggacccggaatcggaaaaaaaatttcagggacttattttgatacggggtacaatttcaggaaCCTACAGAGTATTTCCGAAAAGAAATGATTGAGTACATCACACATAACATACACTATTTAATCTTCTCTTAGTTTCAGCCTTtgatatgttttaaaataaatagaGGGTTGAGATCTACTCACATTATTTCCTCAAATTTTTCCCCACTTGAGAGAATCGCCACCCCTAATAAGTTACATGCAACTCTACCTCTTTTGAAAGAGTAATTCTTATGTGGGCCCAAACCAAATACCTTACATTTAAAagaaaggcttaaatactctggaggtccctgaaattgtatgacgtatgaaaataagtccttgaaaaaaaaaattccgattccGGATAcctgaaatttattttttaatttaaataagtcCCTACCCGTGTTGTGTGCTtatgtggctcaatttttgCACAATCAgctattccacgtggcttttttatttttcttttattacacATGAATTAATCAATTACTAATTAAACATTTTCTTATTAAAATTAATCCCTAAACCAAATAATCCCTAATCCCTAAcaattaaattagaaaaaaaagaagaagaagaagcagaggtTAGGAAttcaggaggaagaagaagcttcGCTGGTGACAGAGGCGAAGGTTGAACGGAGAAAAGGCGACGGCGGGGACGGTGGATAGAACCTCCATCGCTCCGCCACGAGACCGCCGTTCTGGAGCCAGAACCTTCTCCAAGCATAGTCGTCGTCAGATCGAGGGAGAGAGAAAGGGATCGACCATAACGATGAAGATGACGAACTCAGGCGAAAGGGACAACGAACCCAGAACGACGACGACGAACTCATGCGACAACGATTGAGCGTCCATGATCGACTCTTAATCATGGATCCACCACACCCAGATCCAACATCATCCTCCTCCAACAACAACCCACAATTCCAACAACAACCCACATCCTCCAGCAGTCCACATTCCATGGATATGAAGAGAAACCCTAAAGAAAGAGGGTTGATAGTTGCAGAAAGAGTGTTCTTCGCTGATTCGATTTTGCCCACAAGAACCAGATTTGGATTCGGTTTTGCTTTGATTTAGTGTACCAAGCAGGTTCATACCCAGAAGGAGAAGAGGCAGAAATATGAGTTTTTctatttgaaattgaaatatgAAATTGGGGGTTTTTCTATTTGAAGCTACCATTGCTGCAGCCATAAAGTTTGCAGGGAAGAGAGAAAGGGATGGTTATCCAGATGCACATCTATCTATCTACTTCTACTACACCTTAAAAGAGAGACAAGAAATCCCTATTCATAAGAGAACTTCCAATCTGGGTCGTCTATTTGACTATCTCTCCATTTTAACTCTTTAATCCTGGCCCTTCATCTGTGAGACTTTTTTCTCATGTATTCTACTCGCTGACGTCACAGAACGCGTTGATGGAGTATGCGATGAAGGAGAGGAGTGTATCCATGGTTTGATTTCGTGGGTAATCGTCATCCCTGCAGGCCCTGTCTCTGTAGCGTGAGGATCGTCATTCTTTCAGGTACGTCCTCTGTTCCCGTGGTTAGGTTTAGGTTTGGTTGCAGAAGGAAGCAGGAATACGAAATGTTAGGTTTTACTGTTGAGCACAATTTTGTATCAAATTTCGTCACCATGATCCATGTTTCTTCAATCCTTTATGTGTTAGGTGAAAATCAGAAGGAAGATAATAGATTATTCAGGAAATTGTTTAATTTGTTGTCAGAAGCTGAACGAAGTCGGAAAGAGTTCCTATTTCTTCGTCAGTTTAGTACAAGAAGGTTGGTATCCAGTCTGTGCCAGCCTATTTATTTGTTGAGAACAATTTCAATTGTGACTGGGTTTCCCTTCCAATTGTCTATAAATACTCTCATTGTTTGTTGTATATGTGTGCTTGCTTATTCATTCCTGTTGCTGCTATTTCTCCTACTATCTTATAATCGCTCTCCCCTGCAATCTTTTAGATTAGTTGATACTTGATTGAGTCAATGTTGCATGATTGAGTCCATGCTCATGCCACATTTGTTTACTGATTTGAGATTAAGCAATCTCTCTGCATGGTTTCTGCTATCGTTGTGTTACTAACTTACTATTCTTCATTTATACAAACTAAACGGGTTCCTTTTTTAGGCTCTACCTACTTCCAAAGGCCAAGCTCTTGCAGATGAGTATGGTGTCAAGTTCTTTCAGACTGTGAGTAGCAATATGCTTGACAATAAGTTTCATTAATTTATATGTgatttcttttatattcatattaattaaaaaacaaatgcaGAGTGCAAAAACAAACTTGAATGTGGTGGAGGTTTTCTTTTCAATAACAAGAGACATCAAGCAGAGCCTTGCAGACACAGATTCTAGAGCTGAGGTATTTTTTTAACTCTTTTTTGTCTGTACTTCTTTTTCTTGTGAAATATGAGTGTATGCATGAATTGagccttctctctctctctctagatttttTATCTGTTTATAATGATTATGCAGATGATTCTAATGAATTGGCTAAGAATAATGATGATGGAGAGGATACTTTCAAGTTGTCATATTCTGATGCTGAGTGAAGAATTAGAGGAAAAGAACCTTCAGAAAAGTTTTGTTCCTTGAACAAACCTCAAAGATGGATGAGGTATTTTGCTTGCATGTGCCTAAGGTATTTTACTTGCATTTGAATTTGGGGCTGAGGTATTAATTTGTTTGATACATGTGGTGCCAAGAAGATTATTATCAAAGATGCTGCTGCTCCGAATTACACATCTAGAAAGCCAAGTAAATAAGTTGCAGGTAACTGTATGTTTTAGTAATCTTTGGTAAAAAAACTTTTGGTAATCTTGTGAGAGCTTTTTTCTGATATTGTAGGTATCATgtcatttctttctttccatttgtgttttcttttcacCTTACTAAGAGAGAAATTATTCTTTGAAACTAAAGCCTACTTGGCTTTGCTCAAAATACTCACAGAAAGTTAGTTACTGCTGTTGATTTTTCTTGCAGTTAGTTAGTcactgctgttttttttttcccaatgATTTAGCATCTCACTTATTCATTGTTATCAATGTATCTTTGTCTCTTGCTGCAGAAATCTTCCAAGTGAAACTTGGGCCCCTAAATTAGCAAACTAGCAAAGAACATGAGCAACTTGAAGTCATGCCTCTTCCAGAAAAATCTATGGATGCTGAAAGACTAGGACCTGAAAATTAGTTTTTCAAAGAGAAGGTGGAAAAGGAGGCCAGATTGTGGACAAAGTTGAAATTGCAGTTCAAATTACACACAACCAAACCGGTGTCACTATTCACTGAACAAgttatttttcctcttttcACACTTATTTAATATGTGAACCCATCTTCCATGTTTCTGAGGCTTCTTTGGAACATAATATAGTTGGagataatttatattttatatgttaGAAACATATTTTAGTCTCATGTTAAGTAGATCCAAGATTCAAACTTAACTCACAAAGTGTTTCTTCTTTAAGAATTATTATCCCCACTTAACTCTTCCTAGAATCAGAACCTGAAATACTCATTCAAGAAATCTTAATCCTGATATTAGTATACAATTGAGAGGCATTTATTTCATAGTTTCTTAAATCCTCACAGATTAATTAACACTATGGATATTACTGCGACAAATTCACACCAAACTCATGCAAATGAGAATTGAAGTGCATGATTAAAATGCATTATGTTAAAGATTCCCATGGTAATGATTTTGATGATTGGTGTTGGCCTGATCATCCTCCTAACTTGACACTTTGAACCCAGAGATTAGATCCTGGTGGTATGCTATGTTTTATTTTCAGAGTTCTGTTGGTTCCACTCCTCTTTCCAAATGGAATGTGCCTTTCGTCTTCAATGGTCTTGAGGtttgttaattttttcaaaggtttatttatttatttattcttgtgGTTTTTATCATGTTTTTGGAATTGGAATCTTCGTTTGCAAAGTTTTCAAAGGTGACACTTTCATCTCATGCATTTGGGTTAGGGAAAAGGGAAAGAAATGATGTGCTTTGTAAGGAACTCATTATCACCAGCATCCATTTCCATGATAATGATTGATGATATGCATGCAGACCTTATGACCCAAGCATTTATCGTGTATGCTGGAGAAATCATTAGGATAATTAACAATTTATCCACATGGTGACTCTAAT
This window harbors:
- the LOC130713479 gene encoding protein FAR1-RELATED SEQUENCE 5-like, which gives rise to MGMEFDSEEDAIKFYERYGQCYGFGVRKDNIYRSANGYIVTRQLVCSKEGVRHRKYLQQRDRVRVSKGITRVSCPARFRVRFESNSGKWKVAYFVRNHNHVLAPVDKVHLISSFRHLNDSDKAQINSLKLHGVKTCNIMGLMLGQKGSHEALGFTKKDLFNHIDKEKRIRVGNGDAVAALSYFQAKAEGDPMFFSKYTKTEDENLKDLFWSDGVSRVDYHAFGDVIAFDSTYKRNKYNKPLVIFCGYNHHGQTTVFACALVTDESIETYKWVLETFAECMFQKHPKGVVTDGDLAMKEAISCVFPNARHRLCGWHIQQKALQKLKNSDFLDDFKVLIYGNFNPDRFDHVWAKVMEKYGFGDDEWLTRMYGMKEMWATAFMRDKFFAGIRTTSMCEGISSFIKSYV
- the LOC130713478 gene encoding uncharacterized protein LOC130713478, whose amino-acid sequence is MYTEPLHTTSLGYIERGFSQKLTRSMFNEVKTQIQYVGGLNIIQRTEVNDVVMVKMNKALYERREYVVLYDKNSSKFVCDCGHFEYYGIPCSHMICAIRNERLAEVPDSLICKRWSRTAKVDYMNQINDTVTGNDSKKLAMLRRGVLSAACNILSEIACENVNDFSQVLQDIYKLADSVQKRRVGNKTIRTGPFLIGDPAVVITKGRKKKGGKKTRLCSRCRMPGHTIRTCPEMREGQGVGSHDTAMSDSSVELDDVDEVLPYNVTMPGVSSLEDAGKGKGKVLSLWAIFVSFIFDQYMSMSILDLTLFYRIRVLMKLVLKI